The window GGCATGGACCGGCCCGGCGGCTGGCGCCGGGCCTGCCAGGAGGCAGGACTGTCACCGGCCGCCGCGGCCCTTAGGGAGCGGGGCGAAGATGAGGCCTTCCCCTGGGAGGTGGTACGCCAGGGGGTGAGCCGCCAGTATCTGTGGGCCGAGCGGCAGCGGGCCCGGGCCGGCCAGGCGACCCCGCCCTGCCAGCCCGCCCGCTGCCGGGCCTGTGGGGTGTGCCGTGAAGGCTGAGCGCGGTCCGGCCGGGGACATCCAGCCCTTCCAGCTGGTGAAGTTCTTCTCCTACACCAGCCTGGTGGTGATCCTCGCCTGCACCCTGCTCCTGTCCTGGGTGATCTCCAACCGGGCCCGGGACATGCTCATGGAGCGGAGCGAGGCGTACGCCCACCTCTTTGCCGAGAACCTGAGCCACCAGGTCTTCCAGCAGTTCGTGCTGCCCACGGTGCTCCGCTACGGCCGCATCGCGCTGAGCCAGCCGGTGCAGTTCGAGCGGCTGGATGCCATTGTCCGCAGCATCACCCACGGCCTCAAGATCGAGGCGGTGTCCATCTTCGACGCCCAGGAGAACATCGTCTCCTACAGCACCCTGCCGGAGCTGGTCGGCATGCGGGATCTGGGGGGCGAGCACTACCGGCAGGCCCTGGCCGGCCACACCAGCTCGGAGCTGGTGATGGAAGGGGACGTCTCCAGCCGGCTGCCCGGGCAAGCCCCCATCCGCGGCCGGCTCCTGACCTACATCCCGTTCCGGCAGGAAAAAGAGCTGGGGGAGAACACCGGCCCGGTCATGGGAGTCATCCAGATCGAGCAGGACTTGTCCGAGGATCTGGAGGCGATCAGCAGCTTCCAGGGCCGGGTGATTGGCGCCTCCCTGGTGTTCATGGCGGTTCTCTTCGGCGTGCTGCGGCTGATTGTCGCCCGGGCCGACCGGATCATCGAGGAGCGGGCCCGGGTGCAGCGCCGTCTGGAAGAGAAGCTCCATGACGCCGAGCGGCTGGCCGCACTGGGCAAGATGGTGGCAGCGGTCTCCCACGAGATCAAGAACCCCCTGGGCATCGTCCGCAGCACCGCCGAGATCCTGGGCAAGCGTCTGGCAGCGGTGGCACCGGAGAACAACCACCTGGCCGGCATCATCATCGACGAGACCAGCCGTCTCGACGGCATCGTCCGGGAGTTTCTGGATTTTGCCCGGCCGCAGACGCCGAAGATCGGCCCCTGCGCAGTGAACAGCCTCCTGGAGAAGGCCCTGCGTCTGGTGGCCCCGGAGTGCCAACGCCAGGGGATCGGCGTGGAGACCGACCTTGATCCCGCAGCCTCCCAGGTGGGTGCCGACGAGCAGCTCCTCTACCGGGCGGTGCTGAACATCCTGGTCAACGCCATCCAGTCCATGCCTGAGGGTGGCACCCTCACGGTCCGCACCAGCCGCAGCCGGGACCAGGGGGTGGTGGTGACGGTAGCGGATACCGGGGTCGGCATCGCCCCGGACAAGCTGGAGCAGATCTTTCAGCCCTTCTACACCGACAAGAACAAAGGCACCGGCCTGGGCCTGGCCATCGTCCGCAACATCCTGGACGCCCATGGTGGCCGGGTGGAGGTGGACAGCGTTCCCGGGGCCGGCACCGTCATGCGCCTGGTGCTGCCGTAGCCGTGCGGCCCACCGCCGGGTATCCCAGAGGTCGCACAGGTCTATAGGTCCTCTACGACCTGCAGGTCCTATGGACCGTACGCCCCATGCCCCCCCAAAAAGGCCAAGCCGGCCAGCCTTCTTCAGGCTGGCCGGCTTGGCGACGCGGCAATTCAAGAAGGGTGGCTCAGGCGTCCAGGTCGGTGTCCAGCCGCAGGAGAAGCTGGCGACCGGGCTGCAGGCGATCGTCGGTGAGGTGGTTCCAGGCCTTGATGGCCTCCGGGCTCACCCCGTAACGGCGGGCGATGCTGGACAAGGTGTCGCCACCCTGCACCCGGTGATAGGTCACCCGGGCCTCGGCCTTGGCCAGCTGCATCGGCTTGCCCTTCTTGCGCTCGGCCTGCAGGGAACGGCCCTTGACCTTGCGTCCCTCGCTGGCGGTACGGACCGCCGGCGCTGCCTTGGCGGTGGCCTTCTTGGCTGGCGCCGGCTCTTCCTCCGCCTGCAGGCGTACGGTCAGCTCCTGGCCGATCTGCAGGCGGGAGGGATTGACTTGCCGGTTCCAGGCCAAGAGGTCCTCGAGGCGCACCCCGTAGCGCTTGGCCAGGTTGGAGAAGTTGTCCCCGGACTGCACCCGGTGGACGACCGGCTCGCCGGCCGGCCGGCTGGCGGGCCGGCGAGCCGTTTCGGCGGACGCCAGCTCGAAGCCGTACTGGGGATAGGGGATGCGCAGGCTCATCCCCGGCCGCAGCCGCTCGGAGCGGATCCGGTTGGCCTTGAGCAGGGCGGTGCGGGTGATGCCGTAGCGGCTGCAGACATCGGCCAGGTCCTCGTCCTTCCCGACCACGTGGGTTTTGTAGGCGGTGGTGACCGTGGTCCGCACCCGGTCCAGGCTGGCCAGGATCGTCTCGCCGCTGCCGGCCGGCACCCGCAGCTGGTAGGAGGGCTGATTCGGCGGGGTGACGGCCCGGCGCAGCTCCGGGTTGAGCTCGGCCAGCAGACGGTCTTCCAGGCCGCCGGCCGCCGCCACCGCCTTCAGGCCGGTGAGCCGGGGCACACTGATGGTCTCGAAGGCCAGGGCCGCTTCAGGCACCACATCCGCAAACCCGAAGGCCTCCGGGTTGCGGGCAATGATGATGGCAGCGATGAGCTTGGGGACATAGAGCTTGGTCTCTGGCTTCAGATAGGGCGTCTCGGCCAGGGCCCAGAAGTCGGTGGTCCCGCACGCCTTGAGGGCCCGGTCCATGGTGCCCGGCCCGGCATTGTACGCGGCCACCGCCAGGTACCAGGAATCGTATGCCTCATGGAGCTCCCGCAGGAAGGCCAGGGCCGCCCGGGTCGCCTTTTCGGGATGCCGCCGCTCGTCCAGGTGGCTGTTCACGGTCAGGCCGTGGGTGGTGGCGGTGCCGGCCATGAACTGCCACATGCCGACGGCCCCGGCTGGCGACAGGGCGGTGGGTACGTAGCCGCTCTCGATCATGGCCAGGTAGGCCAGGTCCTGGGGCAGGCCGGCGGCGGCCAGCTCGGCCCGGATCATGGGCAGGTAGCGGCCGGCTCGGGCCAGCCAGCGGCCGAAGGTCTTGCGCTGGCCGTTCTGGAACAGGTCCAGGTAGAAGAGCACCTGCTGGTTGACGACGACCGGAAAGTCGTAGGAGGCGGTCGGCCCGGGCAGAGGCGCTTCCCCCACGTCCCAGGAGCCCAGGGCCTCCAGGGCCGCCAGCTCCGGGCCGACCGTGGCCTCAGGCTCCACCGGGGTGTAGGGCTCTTCCTCGGCCGCGGCCCAGTCCTCGGCGGGCCAGAGAAAAGGCTCCCCGTCCTGATTGACGCAGGCGGTGCTGGGATCGGTGGCGTCGGCGGGATCGGTGATGTCCTGGCTGGCGAGGTCGGCAGGCTCGATCCCTCGCTGGAGGCCTTGCTGGGCAGTCGGGCCGCAGCCGCTGACCAGCAGCAGGGCCAAAAGAAAGAGGATCAGTCGGGGGCAGGGGTCCAGAAAGGGGGGTCGGGTCATGGGCAGAGGCCTCCCGGGGGGGTTGGCAAGGGGCCCGGAGCACCAGGGCCATAATCCGCAAGGGACCTTTTACCGGAGTGCGGCCGAAAAGGCAAACAAAAAAAGGCCGCCCGGGCCGGAGGTGCCCCTGGGGCGGGAGATGGCCGCGGCCGCAGGCCGCACGCCTACCGCAACAGCTGCCGGAAATCCTCGATCTCCTGGCGCAGGCTGGCGACCTCCTCCCGGAGCGCCGCCACTTCTGCCGACAGGCCGGACAGCGACAGGCCGGGCGGGGTACTGCCCATCGCCGGCCCTGCCGCGGGCTCGCTCTCCTGGCCGCCCAGGAGATGGCGGCAGCGGGCCTCCTTTTGACCAGGCTGCCGGGCGAGCCGTGCCACCATCCCCCCCTCCACCAGCCCACTCAAGACCTCCTCCACCTCCTCGCTGCTGGCGAAGGTATGGAGCCGGTCGGTGCGCTGGCGGATCTCGCCCACGGTCTGGGGCCCCCGCAGAAGGAGCACCGCCAGCACCGCCTTCTCCCGGTTGACGAGCTGGCCCTTACCCCCCAGGTTCTCGCCAAAGCGGCTCACCCGGCCGGCGTCACTCTGCCAGACCAGCTGCCGGTCCTTGAGGCGGCTCACAGCTTCCTGCACCGTGGCCTCGTCATAGCTCACCACCGGCTCCCGGCTGGTCTTCTGGTTGCATGCCGCCAGAAGCGCGGCCAGGGACAAGGGATAATAGTCCGGAGTAGCCAGCTCCTTTTCCAGAAGACAGCCCAGAACCCGCAGCTCAGCAGGGTCGAGATCAGTAGGCATGGTGCGGCTCCTTCTCGTAAGATAGGGGAACGGTTGCCGGTCAGGTCTGCCGAGGGCTATTGTGCAGCCAGGCCGCCCGGTATGCAAGCGCAACCGGCCGCCCGCCGGCAGGTCGGCCTGCGGCCCGTGTCTTGCACCTCGCTTCCGGAAAAGAAGCCCCTTTGACTTGGGTCAAGGTGGCAGGCGCTGCCATCGGGTAGCCTGGGCTTACGAAACGGGCAGCAAGCCCATCCGGCCCACCGGCCTCATCCAGAACGACAAGCGGAGGAGAAAGACGATGTTTTGCTACCAGTGTGAACAGACAGCCAAGGGTAAGGCCTGCGACATGACCATGGGGGTGTGCGGCAAGACCAGCGAGGTGGCGGCCCTGCAGGACCTCCTGGTCCACGCCCTCCAGGGCCTGGGTGCCTGTGCCGCCGAGGCCAGACGCCTGGGCATCGTGGACCGGCCGGCGAACAGCTTCTTCGTCAAGGCGCTCTTTTCCACCCTCACCAACGTCGACTTCGACCCGGAGCGCTTCCTGCCGCTCATCCGCCAGGCCGTCGCCCTGCGGGAGGAGCTGCGGTCCAGGATCCGCGCCGCGGGTGGCCAGGCCGATCTGGCCGGCCCGGCGGCTTCCTTCACCCCGGGGGCCAGCCTGGCGGAGCTGGTGGCCCAGGGCGAGGCGGTGGGCCTGCCCGGCCGGGGCGAGGCCGCGGATCTCACCTCCCTCAAGCACATCACCCTTTTTGGCATGAAGGGGGTGGCCGCTTACGCCGACCACGCCCAGATCCTGGGCCAGGAGGATGACGCGGTCTTCGCGTTTCTTGAGGAGACCATGGCGGATCTGGGCCGCACCGATCTGGCGGCCAGCGACTGGATCAACCGGGCCTTGACCTGCGGTGCCGTGAACCTCAGGGCCATGGAGCTCCTGGACGCCGGCAACACCGGCACCTACGGCCATCCGCAGCCCACTGCCGTGCCCCTGGGCCACAAGGCCGGCCACGCCCTCCTGGTGTCGGGCCACGACTTGGCCGATCTGGAGGCGATCCTGGAGCAGACCGCCGGCAAGGGCATCCACGTCTACACCCACGGCGAGATGCTGCCCACCCACGGCTATCCCGGTCTGAAGAAGCATCCCCATTTCTACGGCCACTACGGCACCGCCTGGCAGAACCAGGCCAAGGAGTTCGATGCCTTCCCCGGCGCCATTGTCATGACCACCAACTGCATGCAGCGGCCCCGGGAGAGCTACCAGGATCGGATCTTCACCGCTGGCCTGGTGGGCTGGCCCGGGGTAGCCCATATCACCGGCCGCGATTTCGGGCCAGCCATCGCTCGCAGTCTGGCCAGCCCGGGCTTTCCTGCGGACGAGGACCGGGGCACGGTGAACGTCGGCTTTGCCCGCCAGACGGTGCTGGGGGTGGCCGGCCAGGTGATCCAGGCGGTGAAGGACCGGGCCATCCGCCACTTCTTCCTGGTGGCTGGCTGCGATGGCGCCAAGCCTGGTCGCAACTACTACACCGAGTTTGTGGAGAAGGTGCCGGCGGACTGCGTGGTGCTGACCCTGGCCTGCGGCAAGTTCCGTTTCTTCGACAAGAAGCTCGGGGAGATCGGCGGCATCCCGCGGCTTCTGGATGTCGGCCAGTGCAACGACGCCTACTCGGCCATCCAGATCGCCTCTGCCCTGGCCGGGGCCTTCGGCTGCGGGGTCAACGACCTGCCCTTGTCCCTGGTCCTGTCGTGGTACGAGCAAAAGGCGGTGGCCATCCTGCTCACCCTCTTCCACCTGGGGATCAAGAACATCCGGCTGGGCCCCAGCCTGCCGGCCTTCGTCTCCCCAGGGGTGCTCAAGGTTCTGGTGGACACCTTTGCCGTAAAGCCGATCTCCACCCCGGAGGCGGACTTGGCGGCCATCCTCGGCTAGACCATGCGCGCGGGGCGGGGTCTTTCTGCTCCCCGCCCCGCCATCCAGGAGAAAACAGCCATGCAGTGCCCAGGACAGGACAGCCGGTACTGGACCGGCGAGGCGATCTTCGAGGCGGCCTGCGACCAGTGCGGTGGCCTGGTGGAGCTCTTCAAGGACGAGGCCACCCACACCTGCCGCGGCTGCGGCCACCGGGTCCTCAACCCGCGGATGGACTTCGGCTGTGCGGAATACTGCCCCTACGCCACCCAGTGTCTGGGGGAGCTGCCACCCAGCCTGGTCGCCAAGCGCCAGGAGGCGATCCGCGACCGGGTGGCGGTGGAGATGAAGCGCTATTTTGGCACCGATTTCCGCCGCATCGGCCATGCCACCCGGGTGACCCGCCATGCCGAGGAGATCGGCCGGGCCATCGGCGCCAACCCGGCCGTGGTGGCCATCGCCGGCTATCTGCACGATATCGGCATCCACGAGGCCGAGCGGCGCCACGGCAGCACCGCGGCCCGCTACCAGCATCTGGAAGGGCCGCCCATCGCCCGCCGGATCCTGGAGGGTCTGGGTGCTGCTCCTGGTCTGGTGGATGAGGTCTGCGACATCGTCGGCCACCACCACCACCCCCGGCCCGAGGAGACCAGGAACTTCCAGGCCGTCTACGACGCTGATCTCATCGTCAATCTGGAGGAGAAGAAGGCCGAGCTGGGAGCAGGCTTCCGGCTGCCGGACCTGGAGCGCA of the Thermodesulfobacteriota bacterium genome contains:
- a CDS encoding ATP-binding protein, with amino-acid sequence MKAERGPAGDIQPFQLVKFFSYTSLVVILACTLLLSWVISNRARDMLMERSEAYAHLFAENLSHQVFQQFVLPTVLRYGRIALSQPVQFERLDAIVRSITHGLKIEAVSIFDAQENIVSYSTLPELVGMRDLGGEHYRQALAGHTSSELVMEGDVSSRLPGQAPIRGRLLTYIPFRQEKELGENTGPVMGVIQIEQDLSEDLEAISSFQGRVIGASLVFMAVLFGVLRLIVARADRIIEERARVQRRLEEKLHDAERLAALGKMVAAVSHEIKNPLGIVRSTAEILGKRLAAVAPENNHLAGIIIDETSRLDGIVREFLDFARPQTPKIGPCAVNSLLEKALRLVAPECQRQGIGVETDLDPAASQVGADEQLLYRAVLNILVNAIQSMPEGGTLTVRTSRSRDQGVVVTVADTGVGIAPDKLEQIFQPFYTDKNKGTGLGLAIVRNILDAHGGRVEVDSVPGAGTVMRLVLP
- a CDS encoding LysM peptidoglycan-binding domain-containing protein — its product is MTRPPFLDPCPRLILFLLALLLVSGCGPTAQQGLQRGIEPADLASQDITDPADATDPSTACVNQDGEPFLWPAEDWAAAEEEPYTPVEPEATVGPELAALEALGSWDVGEAPLPGPTASYDFPVVVNQQVLFYLDLFQNGQRKTFGRWLARAGRYLPMIRAELAAAGLPQDLAYLAMIESGYVPTALSPAGAVGMWQFMAGTATTHGLTVNSHLDERRHPEKATRAALAFLRELHEAYDSWYLAVAAYNAGPGTMDRALKACGTTDFWALAETPYLKPETKLYVPKLIAAIIIARNPEAFGFADVVPEAALAFETISVPRLTGLKAVAAAGGLEDRLLAELNPELRRAVTPPNQPSYQLRVPAGSGETILASLDRVRTTVTTAYKTHVVGKDEDLADVCSRYGITRTALLKANRIRSERLRPGMSLRIPYPQYGFELASAETARRPASRPAGEPVVHRVQSGDNFSNLAKRYGVRLEDLLAWNRQVNPSRLQIGQELTVRLQAEEEPAPAKKATAKAAPAVRTASEGRKVKGRSLQAERKKGKPMQLAKAEARVTYHRVQGGDTLSSIARRYGVSPEAIKAWNHLTDDRLQPGRQLLLRLDTDLDA
- a CDS encoding DUF480 domain-containing protein, producing MPTDLDPAELRVLGCLLEKELATPDYYPLSLAALLAACNQKTSREPVVSYDEATVQEAVSRLKDRQLVWQSDAGRVSRFGENLGGKGQLVNREKAVLAVLLLRGPQTVGEIRQRTDRLHTFASSEEVEEVLSGLVEGGMVARLARQPGQKEARCRHLLGGQESEPAAGPAMGSTPPGLSLSGLSAEVAALREEVASLRQEIEDFRQLLR
- the hcp gene encoding hydroxylamine reductase, with protein sequence MFCYQCEQTAKGKACDMTMGVCGKTSEVAALQDLLVHALQGLGACAAEARRLGIVDRPANSFFVKALFSTLTNVDFDPERFLPLIRQAVALREELRSRIRAAGGQADLAGPAASFTPGASLAELVAQGEAVGLPGRGEAADLTSLKHITLFGMKGVAAYADHAQILGQEDDAVFAFLEETMADLGRTDLAASDWINRALTCGAVNLRAMELLDAGNTGTYGHPQPTAVPLGHKAGHALLVSGHDLADLEAILEQTAGKGIHVYTHGEMLPTHGYPGLKKHPHFYGHYGTAWQNQAKEFDAFPGAIVMTTNCMQRPRESYQDRIFTAGLVGWPGVAHITGRDFGPAIARSLASPGFPADEDRGTVNVGFARQTVLGVAGQVIQAVKDRAIRHFFLVAGCDGAKPGRNYYTEFVEKVPADCVVLTLACGKFRFFDKKLGEIGGIPRLLDVGQCNDAYSAIQIASALAGAFGCGVNDLPLSLVLSWYEQKAVAILLTLFHLGIKNIRLGPSLPAFVSPGVLKVLVDTFAVKPISTPEADLAAILG
- a CDS encoding HD domain-containing protein — its product is MQCPGQDSRYWTGEAIFEAACDQCGGLVELFKDEATHTCRGCGHRVLNPRMDFGCAEYCPYATQCLGELPPSLVAKRQEAIRDRVAVEMKRYFGTDFRRIGHATRVTRHAEEIGRAIGANPAVVAIAGYLHDIGIHEAERRHGSTAARYQHLEGPPIARRILEGLGAAPGLVDEVCDIVGHHHHPRPEETRNFQAVYDADLIVNLEEKKAELGAGFRLPDLERIFLTGPGRELGRRILTDSEAGGRTVEA